Proteins co-encoded in one Geitlerinema sp. PCC 9228 genomic window:
- a CDS encoding sigma-70 family RNA polymerase sigma factor, translating into MATSSSVQHTQSMELLVRYQQTHSVHTRNQLVRLHQGLVRKVAHRIHQQCREPYEDLEQIGYLGLIRAIERFDPTTGCAFSSFAVPYIRGEMLHYLRDRGHTVKIPRRWRELQRRGQKVSNSLAAKRGWRPNDEEIANALGVSLSEWQESQLATQNCMPLSLDAAITQQDDSATTLKDILLDEKEQNWQQIQEERQALAVALNRLEDKSREAIELVFYQQLSRKQVAKLVGVSPMTMTRRLQKGILELTNVLQSAPESPEAQASG; encoded by the coding sequence ATGGCAACTTCTAGTTCCGTACAACACACCCAAAGCATGGAATTGTTGGTCCGCTACCAACAAACCCACAGTGTCCACACCCGCAACCAACTCGTACGCCTACATCAAGGTCTGGTTCGCAAGGTTGCCCACCGGATTCACCAACAGTGCCGCGAACCTTACGAGGACCTCGAACAAATTGGTTACTTGGGTTTAATACGTGCCATCGAGCGTTTCGATCCTACCACAGGTTGTGCCTTTAGTTCCTTCGCCGTTCCCTACATTCGCGGCGAAATGCTCCATTACCTGCGCGATCGCGGCCACACGGTGAAAATCCCCCGTCGCTGGCGGGAATTACAACGGCGCGGGCAAAAGGTGAGCAATTCCCTAGCAGCCAAACGCGGTTGGCGTCCCAACGACGAAGAAATTGCCAATGCTTTAGGAGTTTCTTTGTCGGAGTGGCAAGAAAGCCAACTGGCCACGCAAAATTGCATGCCCCTGAGTCTGGATGCTGCCATTACCCAACAAGACGATAGCGCGACGACCCTCAAAGATATTTTACTCGATGAGAAAGAACAAAACTGGCAGCAAATTCAAGAAGAACGACAAGCGTTGGCAGTGGCTTTAAACCGTTTGGAAGATAAAAGCCGGGAAGCGATTGAATTGGTCTTTTACCAACAGCTATCGCGCAAGCAAGTAGCCAAACTCGTTGGGGTTAGCCCCATGACCATGACTCGACGCCTGCAAAAAGGTATTCTCGAGTTGACCAACGTTCTCCAATCGGCACCGGAATCCCCAGAAGCGCAAGCCAGTGGATAG